One stretch of Arachis duranensis cultivar V14167 chromosome 1, aradu.V14167.gnm2.J7QH, whole genome shotgun sequence DNA includes these proteins:
- the LOC107460132 gene encoding ribulose bisphosphate carboxylase small subunit, chloroplastic isoform X1, giving the protein MQLSTFKCPQFTKYYHLSGSPFIPLYYSFLHNFISASFKIRSTFSLRNMYAGSFAAPVSGAGYVGLKANSSNLYTTTNIEWCKTKNIVSNGSKTHCMKTWNPINNRKFETLSYLPPLSDESIGKEIDYMLKKGWTPCLEFDEVGCIRRENSRMPGYYDGRYWTLWKLPFFGCTDSSQVMNEIKECKEQYPNAYIRCLAFDDHRHMQAMAFLIHKPPST; this is encoded by the exons ATGCAACTCTCCACTTTCAAGTGCCCACAGTTTACTAAATACTATCATCTTTCAGGATCTCCCTTCATtccattatattattcttttcttcacaacttcatCAGTGCCTCCTTCAAGATCAGATCAACCTTCAGTTTGAGAAACATGTATGCTGGAAGTTTTGCAGCTCCAGTTTCTGGGGCTGGCTATGTTGGTTTAAAGGCCAACTCTTCAAATCTTTATACTACTACTAACATTGAATGGTGCAAGACAAAGAACATAGTCTCCAATGGTTCCAAAACTCACTGCATGAAG ACATGGAATCCAATCAATAATAGGAAGTTTGAGACACTGTCATACCTGCCTCCACTTTCAGATGAGTCCATTGGAAAGGAGATTGACTACATGCTGAAAAAAGGATGGACTCCTTGCCTTGAATTTGATGAG GTAGGGTGTATTAGAAGAGAGAACAGCAGAATGCCAGGGTACTATGATGGAAGATATTGGACACTGTGGAAGCTACCATTTTTTGGTTGCACTGATTCATCACAAGTAATGAATGAGATCAAAGAGTGCAAAGAGCAATACCCAAATGCTTATATAAGATGTTTGGCTTTTGATGATCATCGTCACATGCAAGCCATGGCTTTTCTCATCCACAAACCTCCTTCCACTTAA
- the LOC107460123 gene encoding VIN3-like protein 2, protein MAADSSIEGLVLDPSKCSKLTMEEKRELVYELSKWSHGASEMLQSWSRQEILQILCAEMGKERKYTGLTKLKIIENLLKIVSEKKSAGHETATDSEPQQSSPANGQKPAKRQRKTENPSRLLVPANNVPVNNGGDVGSVTCCKNSACKAALNLADKFCKRCSCCICHQYDDNKDPSLWLICSSESPFPAVSCGLSCHLECALKHVASGIGKDSERPKLDGSFYCVSCGKINDLLGCMRKQLTVAKDTRRVDILCYRVSLCQRLLQGTEMYQKIYEIVDEAVKKLEPDVGPLTSSPAKIGRGIVNRLSSGPGVQKLCGSALESLDSLLSNRISPISPNLTTQVDQSTPNDAKMLAPSMVRFEDITATSLAIILGYENHGENISGFTLWHRKADDEDYAVDPTCTLLLPNRRFSVRDLIPATEYTFKVVSNDSRELGVCEVHISTEHGDDEAPNCSATERSQSPVTNCSSLSNPSSVEDETNNSNPYSDQTDNRSENYHNYCKDSDQVATGNLSNGTIICSNIGGAGLPTDADSLLDKQHSAGMAGPIPGSDVLKLENNHSPEEQVTEDMSVDDGLNSPVLTGRECVPLVASSEGGLPNTPCKLEILKDGPGRNGRSKSGGKDQENGSGKREGARDGSTSKKRSGERPDEGCTANGFSDHNFEYYVKVIRWLECEGHIEKNFRQKFLTWYSLRASPQEMRIVKIYIDTFLEDPASLAEQLVDTFTECISCKRTSVVPAGFCMKLWH, encoded by the exons ATGGCTGCTGATTCGTCTATTGAGG GCCTGGTGCTTGATCCTTCTAAATGCAGTAAGTTGACTATGGAGGAAAAAAGAGAACTTGTATATGAATTGTCCAAGTGGTCTCATGGTGCATCCGAGATGCTACAGTCATGGAGCCGTCAAGAAATTTTGCAAATCTTGTGTGCGGAGATGGGGAAAGAAAGGAAGTATACTGGGTTGACAAAGTTGAAAATTATAGAGAACCTTCTAAAAATTGTTTCTGAAAAGAAATCTGCGGGGCATGAAACTGCCACAGACTCTGAACCACAGCAATCTTCTCCTGCAAATGGTCAGAAACCTGCCAAAAGGCAGAGAAAAACTGAGAATCCATCTCGATTGCTGGTGCCTGCAAACAATGTTCCAGTTAATAATGGTGGTGATGTGGGTAGTGTCACATGCTGCAAAAACTCAGCTTGCAAAGCTGCGCTGAATCTAGCAGATAAATTTTGCAAACGGTGTTCATGCTGCATTTGTCATCAATATGATGACAACAAGGATCCTAGCCTATGGTTAATATGCAGCTCTGAATCACCTTTTCCTGCCGTTTCTTGTggcttgtcatgccaccttgAGTGTGCTTTAAAACACGTTGCTTCTGGAATTGGCAAAGATAGTGAACGTCCCAAGCTTGATGGAAGCTTCTATTGTGTCTCTTGTGGGAAAATAAATGATTTACTCGG GTGCATGAGAAAACAACTGACAGTGGCAAAGGATACCAGACGTGTGGACATACTTTGTTACCGTGTCTCCTTATGCCAAAGACTTCTTCAAGGGACTGAAATGTATCAAAAGATTTATGAAATTGTTGATGAAGCAGTGAAGAAACTTGAACCTGACGTGGGTCCATTGACCAGCTCACCAGCAAAGATTGGTAGGGGGATTGTGAATAGGCTTTCATCTGGACCAGGGGTTCAGAAACTCTGTGGATCTGCTCTGGAATCTCTTGATTCACTGCTTTCGAATAGGATCTCGCCTATATCACCTAATCTAACTACTCAAGTTGATCAATCAACACCTAACG ATGCAAAAATGCTTGCTCCAAGCATGGTGAGGTTTGAAGACATCACTGCAACATCCCTTGCTATTATTTTGGGATATGAAAATCATGGAGAAAATATTTCTGGTTTCACCTTGTGGCATCGCAAAGCTGATGATGAGGACTACGCAGTGGACCCTACTTGCACTTTGCTTCTTCCAAATAGAAGGTTCAGTGTCAGAGATCTTATTCCTGCTACAGAATACACTTTCAAAGTTGTTTCTAATGACTCGAGGGAGTTGGGCGTGTGTGAAGTTCATATCTCAACAGAGCACGGTGATGATGAAGCCCCTAATTGCTCGGCAACGGAAAGAAGCCAGAGCCCAGTAACCAACTGCAGCAGCCTTTCCAATCCATCTTCAGTGGAAGATGAAACTAATAACAGCAATCCATATAGTGACCAGACTGATAATCGGTCAGAAAATTATCATAATTATTGCAAGGATTCTGATCAAGTTGCTACTGGAAATTTATCAAATGGTACTATTATCTGTTCCAATATAGGTGGAGCAGGACTTCCCACAGATGCAGATTCCTTGTTGGACAAGCAGCATTCTGCAGGAATGGCTGGCCCCATTCCAGGTTCTGATGTACTAAAGCTTGAAAACAATCATTCACCAGAGGAACAAGTCACTGAGGACATGAGCGTTGATGACGGGTTGAATTCGCCGGTGTTAACTGGCAGAGAATGTGTGCCATTAGTAGCTAGCTCAGAAGGAGGCTTACCTAATACCCCATGCAAGTTGGAAATACTCAAGGATGGGCCAGGAAGAAATGGGAGATCTAAATCTGGTggaaaagatcaagaaaatggATCCGGGAAGAGGGAAGGGGCTCGGGACGGGAGCACCTCAAAGAAGAGAAGCGGGGAAAGGCCAGATGAGGGCTGCACAGCAAACGGGTTTTCAGATCACAATTTTGAGTATTACGTGAAGGTGATTAGATGGTTAGAGTGTGAAGGGCACATAGAGAAGAATTTCAGGCAGAAGTTTCTGACTTGGTATAGCTTAAGAGCAAGCCCACAAGAAATGAGGATTGTGAAAATATACATAGACACATTTCTTGAAGATCCAGCATCTCTTGCTGAGCAACTTGTGGACACTTTCACAGAATGCATATCTTGCAAGAGAACTTCAGTGGTGCCGGCAGGATTCTGCATGAAGCTTTGGCATTGA
- the LOC107460142 gene encoding uncharacterized protein LOC107460142 → MADRDRDRDRDRDRNRDRERERRRDKDDRDRDRERDRERDRVRSKRSRSRSPDRAARSRHTRSRTRSPDRYRSPSRSRSPADRSHRRRRHHRTPSPDPPRKRHRRESPEDAKKAVSDFVDGIVKEQQQKQKENGAGVEGEAAETNEDEMEMMKMLGIPTGFDSTKGKPVPGADVSGVRAVTKRQPRQYMNRRGGFNRPLPAERNR, encoded by the coding sequence ATGGCTGACCGAGACCGAGACCGTGACCGTGACCGTGACCGTAATCGAGACCGGGAAAGGGAACGAAGGCGAGACAAGGATGACCGTGACCGTGACCGTGAACGTGACCGAGAACGGGATCGAGTTCGGAGCAAGAGATCCCGTTCGCGGTCACCTGACCGTGCTGCCCGCTCCCGCCACACTCGCTCTCGCACTCGCTCCCCTGATCGGTACCGCTCTCCGTCCCGTTCCCGCTCTCCAGCGGACCGCTCTCACCGGCGGCGTCGCCACCACCGGACCCCTTCCCCGGACCCTCCAAGAAAGCGGCACCGGAGAGAATCCCCCGAGGACGCGAAGAAGGCGGTTTCTGACTTCGTGGACGGGATCGTGAAAGAGCAGCAGCAGAAGCAGAAGGAGAATGGTGCTGGAGTTGAAGGAGAAGCAGCTGAGACCAACGAGGACGAGATGGAAATGATGAAGATGCTTGGGATTCCCACAGGATTCGATTCCACCAAGGGCAAGCCTGTGCCCGGTGCTGACGTCAGCGGCGTCAGAGCCGTCACCAAGCGCCAGCCGAGGCAGTACATGAACCGCCGTGGTGGCTTCAATCGCCCATTGCCTGCTGAGAGGAATCGATAG
- the LOC107460132 gene encoding ribulose bisphosphate carboxylase small subunit, chloroplastic isoform X2 codes for MQLSTFKCPQFTKYYHLSGSPFIPLYYSFLHNFISASFKIRSTFSLRNMYAGSFAAPVSGAGYVGLKANSSNLYTTTNIEWCKTKNIVSNGSKTHCMKTWNPINNRKFETLSYLPPLSDESIGKEIDYMLKKGWTPCLEFDEGVLEERTAECQGTMMEDIGHCGSYHFLVALIHHK; via the exons ATGCAACTCTCCACTTTCAAGTGCCCACAGTTTACTAAATACTATCATCTTTCAGGATCTCCCTTCATtccattatattattcttttcttcacaacttcatCAGTGCCTCCTTCAAGATCAGATCAACCTTCAGTTTGAGAAACATGTATGCTGGAAGTTTTGCAGCTCCAGTTTCTGGGGCTGGCTATGTTGGTTTAAAGGCCAACTCTTCAAATCTTTATACTACTACTAACATTGAATGGTGCAAGACAAAGAACATAGTCTCCAATGGTTCCAAAACTCACTGCATGAAG ACATGGAATCCAATCAATAATAGGAAGTTTGAGACACTGTCATACCTGCCTCCACTTTCAGATGAGTCCATTGGAAAGGAGATTGACTACATGCTGAAAAAAGGATGGACTCCTTGCCTTGAATTTGATGAG GGTGTATTAGAAGAGAGAACAGCAGAATGCCAGGGTACTATGATGGAAGATATTGGACACTGTGGAAGCTACCATTTTTTGGTTGCACTGATTCATCACAAGTAA